Proteins encoded in a region of the Anopheles aquasalis chromosome 2, idAnoAquaMG_Q_19, whole genome shotgun sequence genome:
- the LOC126569145 gene encoding U4/U6.U5 small nuclear ribonucleoprotein 27 kDa protein — protein sequence MPSSPKRRKERERPRRRKRSGDRSRSERERSVGRDRIRSSERERDRERDRDRGRRKSRSRSRSRSRSRSFERSSDKPMPSTSSRRAAQMKPMVSESELEGKTPEEQEMLKTMGFCGFDTTKGKKVEGNDVGEVHVILKRKYRQYMNRKGGFNRPLDFVA from the exons ATGCCTTCGTCTCCCAAGCGCAGAAAGGAGCGCGAACGACCGCGGCGCCGGAAGCGTTCCGGGGACCGCAGCCGTAGCGAAAGGGAGCGATCCGTTGGGCG AGATCGCATACGTTCATCCGAGCGGGAAAGGGACCGTGAACGAGACCGTGATCGAGGAAGGCGGAAGTCAAGATCCAGATCGAGATCGCGTTCGAGATCGAG GTCATTTGAGCGCAGTTCAGACAAACCCATGCCATCGACCTCGTCTCGACGTGCTGCACAGATGAAACCCATGGTATCGGAGTCCGAGTTGGAGGGCAAAACGCCCGAGGAACAGGAGATGCTGAAAACCATGGGTTTCTGCGGGTTCGACACGACCAAAGGGAAGAAGGTGGAAGGGAACGACGTTGGGGAGGTGCACGTTATCCTGAAACGCAAGTACCGACAGTACATGAACCGCAAGGGAGGCTTCAATCGACCGTTGGATTTCGTAGCGTAA
- the LOC126569138 gene encoding homer protein homolog 1 — translation MGEQPIFTCNAHVFHIDPKTKRTWITASSKAIAVSFFYDSSRNLYRIISVEGSKAVINSTITPNMTFTQTSQKFGQWSDVRANTVYGLGFASEAELGKFIVKFQEVKEATKDALNKASANGNSAAASANASPITARASANSGDIFESGNLEPPLAPANPIPTTCKTDSPSHNISETNANNLTNELKQLSINNSSSSDGTVTSTTEQQLKYENERLKHALAQSSANAKKWEIELATLKSNNLRLTSALQESTANVDEWKRQLHSYKEENQRLKLRYQDLEASAKSVGGTAVTAATAGVANELTEELRREIVSLKSRIEGLESELMNQEVELKAANKSLKDKQNDPMLKQMTNLCSQFNAQISELSGIHKEMEKLIQAQHKST, via the exons ATGGG GGAGCAACCGATCTTCACTTGCAACGCTCATGTGTTTCACATAGAtcccaaaaccaaacgaacatGGATCACAGCGAGCTCGAAAGCCATCGCGGTGAGCTTCTTCTACGACTCCTCCCGGAACCTGTACCGGATCATCAGCGTTGAAGGTAGCAAG GCGGTAATCAATTCTACCATTACACCTAATATGACGTTCACGCAAACTTCGCAAAAGTTCGGCCAATGGAGTGATGTACGTGCCAATACCGTCTACGGACTAGGGTTTGCCTCGGAGGCTGAACTGGGCAAG ttTATAGTAAAATTTCAAGAAGTGAAGGAAGCTACTAAGGATGCGCTGAACAAAGCGTCCGCTAATGGCAACTCGGCCGCTGCCTCCGCCAATGCTTCACCAATCACTGCACGTGCGTCGGCCAACAGTGGCGATATCTTCGAATCGGGAAATCTTGAGCCTCCACTAGCTCCGGCCAATCCCATTCCAACG ACTTGCAAGACGGATAGTCCTTCGCACAATATCAGCGAGACCAATGCCAACAACTTGACTAACGAACTCAAGCAACTGTCAATTAACAACTCATCATCCAGCGATGGCACCGTAACTTCCACGACAGAACAGCAACTAAAATACGAGAACGAAAGATTGAAACACGCACTAGCACAGAG CTCCGCCAATGCCAAGAAGTGGGAAATTGAGTTGGCGACTTTGAAAAGCAACAATCTTCGGCTGACTAGCGCCTTGCAG GAATCAACGGCCAATGTCGACGAGTGGAAACGGCAGCTACATTCGTACAAGGAGGAGAATCAACGATTAAAGTTGCGCTACCAGGATCTGGAGGCATCGGCCAAGAGTGTTGGTGGTACGGCCGTAACCGCAGCGACTGCCGGTGTTGCCAACGAGCTAACGGAAGAGCTGCGCCGTGAGATAGTGTCATTGAAGTCACGCATCGAGGGCCTCGAGAGTGAACTGATGAACCAGGAGGTCGAATTGAAGGCAGCCAACAAATCCCTAAAGGACAAGCAGAACGATCCCATG CTAAAACAAATGACTAATTTGTGTAGTCAGTTTAACGCCCAAATCAGCGAGCTCAGTGGCATTCACAAGGAGATGGAAAAGTTGATTCAGGCACAGCACAAATCTACTTGA
- the LOC126569137 gene encoding uncharacterized protein LOC126569137 — MTFCRVRLSLLTIWNIFLVLPIVSSDHDYMPGYHRRLHPASYTNKDVQEISDGVVKTINILIEEQARRRFLEHLQQLRASGSNSLPAPSHRVQDDLSEQHRPTYSYQLPLSNQINPNEPIHFAVGPNDPRYYDKTDEMLSGESLESVGIYPQEDQKGPSVNEGGNARLSAPLLPIQPKIGKGGHGRNRSNAAVGAGIESSFTDRTNSNTVVQQPIELGNRFGMYLIAMIAGVSAAVTVALISVAFGWYTLHKRNKAAADVEYPAYGVTGPNRDTSAATAAAAGDRKLAQNAQMYHYQHQKQQIIAMENTTRSSIHSEQPSEDENEEGDYTVYECPGLAPTGEMEVKNPLFLEDAPGGGMSLQASLSGDGPAVGAQYVEKAVQPQTRTNNK, encoded by the exons ATGACCTTCTGCCGTGTTCGGTTATCCCTTCTGACAATATGGAACATCTTTCTGGTGCTGCCGATTGTTTCGTCGGACCATGACTACATGCCAG GCTATCACCGACGGCTTCATCCGGCATCGTACACAAACAAAG ATGTTCAAGAAATCTCAGATGGCGTGGTAAAAACGATTAACATATTAATAGAAGAACAAGCGAGGCGCCGATTCCTGGAGCATCTGCAACAACTTCGCGCCAGTGGCAGTAACAGTCTTCCTGCGCCGTCTCACCGTGTTCAGGATGATTTGTCGGAACAGCATCGCCCTACCTACAGTTACCAGTTGCCGCTCAGTAACCAGATCAATCCGAATGAACCGATCCACTTTGCCGTTGGTCCAAACGATCCAAGGTACTATGATAAAACCGATGAAATGCTTTCCGGCGAAAGCTTGGAGTCGGTTGGCATTTACCCACAAGAAGATCAAAAAGGACCATCCGTGAATGAAGGAGGAAACGCCCGTCTTTCTGCTCCGCTACTACCAATCCAACCTAAGATTGGTAAGGGAGGTCACGGTCGGAATCGTTCCAATGCAGCAGTTGGCGCCGGAATCGAAAGCAGCTTCACAGATCGTACCAATTCGAATACAGTTGTGCAACAGCCGATAGAACTCGGTAACCGATTTGGCATGTACCTTATTGCGATGATAGCCGGTGTAAGTGCGGCCGTTACTGTTGCTCTGATATCGGTCGCTTTTGGTTGGTACAC GCTACACAAGCGTAAtaaggctgctgctgacgtcgAATATCCGGCCTACGGTGTAACCGGGCCGAATCGCGACACATCTGCAGCCActgcagccgctgccggtGACCGCAAACTGGCACAGAATGCCCAAATGTATCATTATCAACACCAAAAGCAGCAAATCATTGCAATGGAAAACACTACCCGTAGCTCCATACACTCAGAGCAGCCGAGTGAGGATGAAAACGAGGAAGGTGATTACACTGTCTACGAATGTCCTGGATTGGCACCG ACGGGTGAAATGGAGGTCAAGAATCCGCTCTTCCTCGAAGATGCCCCCGGAGGGGGAATGTCGCTACAAGCTTCGCTCAGTGGCGATGGTCCTGCGGTCGGTGCGCAATATGTAGAGAAGGCCGTTCAACCACAAACTCGCACCAATAACAAATAA
- the LOC126569135 gene encoding probable cytochrome P450 303a1, with the protein MWFFVACCFVLLLLWLHLDNLKPPNYPPGPKWYPIIGSALSIMNARNATGMLCKGVERIAAQFPENRGVLGFKLGKDNAVMAITGDSLKEMMNNEDFDGRPTGIFYETRTWGLRRGVLLTDEQFWQEQRRFIVRHLKEFGFARKGMTEIIQNEAAHIQKDFDELIAHGNGKTIVQMQGAFSVYVLNTLWLMMAGIRYGKDNSDLKYLQSLLHELFTNIDMMGALFSHFPYLRFVAPRLSGYRQFVEIHECMHKFIGAEVERHQRNFNPDDEPRDLMEVYLKTLHNNNAPSDSFSREQLLAVCLDMFIAGSETTTKTLDFAFLYIVRNPNVMHRIQQEIDEVIGRDRMPTLEDRTNMPYCEATTYEALRLFMSNTFGIPHRALKDTKLCGYNIPKDTMLIGMFRGMMLDETLWEAPKEFRPERFLKDGKVHIPAQYHPFGVGKHRCMGELMAKSNLFLFITTTLQSFDLLLPEGAPIPSDVPVDGATPSVRKYHVAITHR; encoded by the exons AtgtggttttttgtggcctgctgttttgtgctgctactgctatggCTGCACTTGGACAACCTGAAACCACCCAATTATCCACCCGGCCCCAAATGGTACCCAATCATAGGTAGCGCCCTGTCGATCATGAATGCCCGCAACGCAACTGGCATGTTGTGCAAGGGAGTAGAGCGAATTGCTGCCCAGTTCCCCGAAAACCGCGGTGTGCTGGGCTTTAAGCTTGGCAAAGATAACGCGGTGATGGCGATCACGGGAGATTCACTAAAGGAAATGATGAACAATGAGGACTTTGATGGCCGTCCCACGGGGATCTTCTACGAGACACGCACGTGGGGCCTGAGGCGCGGTGTCTTGCTTACGGATGAGCAATTCTGGCAGGAGCAGCGACGCTTCATCGTGCGCCATCTGAAGGAGTTCGGGTTTGCGCGCAAAGGCATGACGGAGATCATTCAGAACGAAGCGGCCCACATACAGAAGGACTTTGACGAGCTGATCGCACATGGCAATGGCAAGACGATCGTGCAAATGCAGGGCGCATTTTCAGTCTACGTGCTCAACACCTTatggctgatgatggccggtATACGGTACGGAAAGGATAACAGTGACCTTAAGTATCTTCAGTCGCTGCTGCACGAGCTGTTCACTAATATCGACATGATGGGAGCACTGTTTAGCCACTTTCCGTACCTTCGGTTCGTGGCTCCTCGCCTCTCCGGTTACCGGCAGTTTGTCGAGATTCACGAGTGTATGCACAAGTTCATCGGTGCGGAGGTCGAGCGCCATCAGCGCAACTTCAATCCCGACGATGAGCCCCGTGATCTGATGGAGGTTTATCTGAAAACACTTCACAACAACAATGCACCCTCGGATAGCTTTTCGCGggagcagctgctggccgtgTGCTTGGATATGTTCATCGCAGGATCGGAAACGACTACTAAAACGCTGGACTTTGCCTTCCTCTACATTGTTCGCAATCCGAACGTGATGCACCGCATCCAGCAGGAAATCGATGAAGTGATCGGTCGCGATCGCATGCCTACGTTGGAGGATCGAACAAA CATGCCCTACTGTGAAGCAACGACCTACGAAGCACTACGATTGTTCATGTCGAATACCTTTGGTATTCCACACAGAGCGCTCAAGGACACTAAATTGTGTGGCTACAATATACCGAAG GACACTATGTTGATCGGGATGTTCAGGGGAATGATGCTGGACGAAACACTCTGGGAGGCTCCCAAGGAGTTTAGGCCAGAGCGGTTTCTAAAGGACGGCAAAGTGCACATACCTGCGCAGTATCACCCATTCGGTGTTGGCAAACATCGGTGCATGGGTGAGCTTATGGCCAAAAGCAATCTCTTCCtgttcatcaccaccaccctgcaATCATTCGATTTGCTATTGCCCGAGGGTGCTCCTATCCCTTCGGATGTGCCAGTCGACGGTGCAACACCGAGCGTCCGGAAGTACCACGTTGCCATCACCCATCGTTAA
- the LOC126569131 gene encoding polypeptide N-acetylgalactosaminyltransferase 2: MRRNVKVFGLISVTWIVVVIYYFQGDYYHNDGNRALRLRSSKTAKHLTDTGDRLVQSDALTQRDNEHLRQSKNGESSIQLPGGGISSSSISTNLLGGSSSSSSSNRNSNSIFSYNSPALTWDYFDEASYIQKGGLQRGEDPYLRNRFNQQASDGLKSNRELPDTRNAMCRRTSWSSAASIESLPATSVIITFHNEARSTLLRTVVSVLNRSPERLIHEIILVDDYSDFPEDGQELAKIQKVRLIRNAKREGLVRSRVTGAAAATAKVLTFLDSHCECNVHWLEPLLTRVAEDPTRVVCPVIDVISMDTFQYIGASADLRGGFDWNLVFKWEYLSGAERKERQRDPTAPIRTPMIAGGLFVIDRSYFEKLGTYDTQMDIWGGENLEISFRVWQCGGSLEIIPCSRVGHVFRKRHPYTFPGGGSGNIFAKNTRRAAEVWMDEYKRYYYAAVPLATNIPFGDIEDRLRLREELQCKPFRWYLENVYPQLSVPERRNNGSIRQGAFCLDSLGNVAGAIVGLYSCHGNGGNQNWILNRKGEVKHHDLCLTLIKFSINARYNSVIMKYCDGSENQQWHLKEGGLVQHRKINVCLDSRHMKERGITAERCNSALDTQHWKVVAEAAAPQ, from the coding sequence atgcGACGGAACGTGAAAGTGTTTGGTCTCATCTCCGTTACCTGGATCGTGGTTGTCATCTATTACTTCCAAGGCGACTACTATCACAATGATGGCAATCGAGCGTTGCGTTTGCGCAGCAGTAAAACAGCCAAACACCTGACCGACACTGGAGATCGGCTCGTGCAGAGTGACGCACTGACGCAACGTGACAACGAACATCTGCGCCAGTccaaaaatggcgaaagtaGTATCCAGCTTCCCGGCGGCGGCatcagtagtagcagcatcagcaccaatctccttggcggcagcagcagcagcagcagtagcaatagAAATAGCAATAGCATATTTAGTTATAACTCGCCAGCCCTGACCTGGGATTACTTCGACGAGGCGAGCTACATCCAGAAGGGTGGCCTGCAGCGGGGTGAAGACCCTTACCTGCGGAATCGCTTCAATCAGCAGGCAAGCGATGGGCTGAAGAGCAACCGTGAACTGCCCGACACGCGCAATGCAATGTGTCGCCGAACAAGTTGGTCATCGGCAGCCAGCATCGAATCGCTACCGGCCACCAGCGTCATCATAACGTTCCACAATGAGGCCCGCAGTACGCTGCTGCGGACAGTGGTGAGCGTGCTGAACCGTTCACCCGAACGGCTCATTCACGAGATCATCCTTGTGGATGACTATTCCGACTTTCCCGAAGATGGACAGGAGCTGGCCAAGATCCAGAAGGTACGGTTGATCCGCAACGCAAAGCGTGAAGGTTTGGTGAGGTCGCGTGTGAcgggagcagctgcagcgacCGCCAAAGTACTTACCTTCCTGGACAGTCACTGCGAATGCAATGTGCACTGGTTGGAGCCGTTGCTGACGCGCGTAGCCGAAGATCCGACCCGTGTGGTTTGCCCGGTGATTGATGTGATCAGCATGGACACCTTCCAGTACATTGGAGCGTCGGCCGATCTGCGCGGTGGGTTCGACTGGAACCTGGTGTTCAAGTGGGAGTACTTGAGTGGCGCGGAGCGTAAAGAGCGCCAGAGAGATCCGACGGCACCGATCCGGACGCCCATGATCGCCGGTGGACTGTTTGTCATTGATCGCAGCTACTTCGAGAAGCTCGGAACGTACGACACCCAGATGGATATCTGGGGTGGCGAGAATCTCGAGATAAGCTTCCGAGTTTGGCAGTGTGGTGGTTCCCTTGAAATCATTCCCTGTAGTCGCGTTGGGCACGTGTTTCGCAAACGCCATCCGTATACATTTcccggcggcggcagtggaAACATTTTCGCGAAAAACACTCGCCGCGCGGCCGAAGTGTGGATGGACGAGTACAAACGGTACTACTATGCGGCCGTACCACTCGCTACCAACATTCCGTTCGGTGACATTGAGGATCGATTACGATTGCGGGAGGAACTACAGTGCAAACCGTTCCGCTGGTATCTCGAGAATGTCTACCCGCAGCTCAGCGTTCCCGAACGACGAAACAATGGCAGCATTAGGCAGGGTGCCTTCTGTCTGGACAGTTTGGGCAATGTGGCCGGAGCGATCGTCGGACTGTACAGTTGCCACGGTAACGGAGGTAACCAGAACTGGATACTTAATCGAAAGGGGGAAGTAAAGCACCACGATCTCTGCCTAACGCTCATCAAGTTTTCCATCAATGCACGATATAACAGTGTCATCATGAAGTACTGCGACGGTTCGGAAAACCAGCAGTGGCACCTGAAGGAGGGAGGATTGGTGCAGCACCGGAAAATAAATGTATGTCTCGATTCGCGCCACATGAAAGAGCGTGGCATTACGGCAGAGCGGTGCAATTCCGCACTAGACACGCAGCACTGGAAAGTTGTGGCGGAGGCGGCGGCTCCGCAGTGA
- the LOC126569141 gene encoding dnaJ-like protein 60 isoform X3: MLKVSPRSSVYKIFQTTSIRQSNCRYAHRNHYAVLKLQPDCSAREVRAAFIQLSKELHPDANVGSSRKNDNQSFVELLEAYKILSKPDSRAAYDYELSLGRDFKTNDQPIFHRPWSSGHKHYSTEEQPYYGIKGVKKVSNWTIVVFCAIFMLFGIVVQTVAISKSFTFKRNQLDEFSRQNAIQHAEVREEAEKYGNKAQIERMKAKLNKEVV, translated from the exons ATGTTAAAAGTTTCTCCGAGAAGTTCCGTCTacaaaatatttcaaaccaCTTCAATCAG ACAATCCAATTGTAGATATGCGCATCGAAATCACTACGCGGTGTTGAAACTGCAGCCCGACTGTAGTGCTCGCGAGGTGCGGGCAGCGTTTATTCAACTTTCTAAAGAG CTTCATCCGGATGCAAACGTTGGCAGTAGCAGAAAGAACGACAATCAATCGTTTGTTGAGCTGCTTGAGGCTTACAAAATTCTAAGCAAACCGGACTCTAGAGCTGCCTACGATTACGAACTCTCATTAGGCCGAGATTTCAAAACGAACGATCAGCCAATTTTTCATAG GCCATGGTCTTCGGGGCATAAGCATTATTCCACCGAAGAACAACCATACTATGGAATAAAAGGAGTAAAGAAGGTTAGCAATTGGACGATCGTGGTGTTTTGTGCGATATTCATGCTATTTGGCATTGTTGTGCAAACTGTAGCAATAAG CAAATCCTTTACCTTCAAACGTAATCAACTTGACGAATTCTCGAGACAAAATGCTATTCAACACGCAGAAGTACGCGAAGAAGCCGAAAAGTATGGGAACAAAGCACAAATTGAGCGTATGAAGGCGAAATTGAACAAGGAAGTTGTGTAG
- the LOC126569141 gene encoding dnaJ-like protein 60 isoform X4 — MLKVSPRSSVYKIFQTTSIRYAHRNHYAVLKLQPDCSAREVRAAFIQLSKELHPDANVGSSRKNDNQSFVELLEAYKILSKPDSRAAYDYELSLGRDFKTNDQPIFHRPWSSGHKHYSTEEQPYYGIKGVKKVSNWTIVVFCAIFMLFGIVVQTVAISKSFTFKRNQLDEFSRQNAIQHAEVREEAEKYGNKAQIERMKAKLNKEVV; from the exons ATGTTAAAAGTTTCTCCGAGAAGTTCCGTCTacaaaatatttcaaaccaCTTCAATCAG ATATGCGCATCGAAATCACTACGCGGTGTTGAAACTGCAGCCCGACTGTAGTGCTCGCGAGGTGCGGGCAGCGTTTATTCAACTTTCTAAAGAG CTTCATCCGGATGCAAACGTTGGCAGTAGCAGAAAGAACGACAATCAATCGTTTGTTGAGCTGCTTGAGGCTTACAAAATTCTAAGCAAACCGGACTCTAGAGCTGCCTACGATTACGAACTCTCATTAGGCCGAGATTTCAAAACGAACGATCAGCCAATTTTTCATAG GCCATGGTCTTCGGGGCATAAGCATTATTCCACCGAAGAACAACCATACTATGGAATAAAAGGAGTAAAGAAGGTTAGCAATTGGACGATCGTGGTGTTTTGTGCGATATTCATGCTATTTGGCATTGTTGTGCAAACTGTAGCAATAAG CAAATCCTTTACCTTCAAACGTAATCAACTTGACGAATTCTCGAGACAAAATGCTATTCAACACGCAGAAGTACGCGAAGAAGCCGAAAAGTATGGGAACAAAGCACAAATTGAGCGTATGAAGGCGAAATTGAACAAGGAAGTTGTGTAG
- the LOC126569141 gene encoding dnaJ-like protein 60 isoform X2 produces the protein MLKVSPRSSVYKIFQTTSIRYAHRNHYAVLKLQPDCSAREVRAAFIQLSKELHPDANVGSSRKNDNQSFVELLEAYKILSKPDSRAAYDYELSLGRDFKTNDQPIFHRYKLVVTDGLRKIQKSYYVVIAFTYNRPWSSGHKHYSTEEQPYYGIKGVKKVSNWTIVVFCAIFMLFGIVVQTVAISKSFTFKRNQLDEFSRQNAIQHAEVREEAEKYGNKAQIERMKAKLNKEVV, from the exons ATGTTAAAAGTTTCTCCGAGAAGTTCCGTCTacaaaatatttcaaaccaCTTCAATCAG ATATGCGCATCGAAATCACTACGCGGTGTTGAAACTGCAGCCCGACTGTAGTGCTCGCGAGGTGCGGGCAGCGTTTATTCAACTTTCTAAAGAG CTTCATCCGGATGCAAACGTTGGCAGTAGCAGAAAGAACGACAATCAATCGTTTGTTGAGCTGCTTGAGGCTTACAAAATTCTAAGCAAACCGGACTCTAGAGCTGCCTACGATTACGAACTCTCATTAGGCCGAGATTTCAAAACGAACGATCAGCCAATTTTTCATAGGTACAAGCTTGTAGTGACCGATGGGTTAcgtaaaattcaaaaatcgtATTACGTCGTTATTGCATTTACTTACAACAGGCCATGGTCTTCGGGGCATAAGCATTATTCCACCGAAGAACAACCATACTATGGAATAAAAGGAGTAAAGAAGGTTAGCAATTGGACGATCGTGGTGTTTTGTGCGATATTCATGCTATTTGGCATTGTTGTGCAAACTGTAGCAATAAG CAAATCCTTTACCTTCAAACGTAATCAACTTGACGAATTCTCGAGACAAAATGCTATTCAACACGCAGAAGTACGCGAAGAAGCCGAAAAGTATGGGAACAAAGCACAAATTGAGCGTATGAAGGCGAAATTGAACAAGGAAGTTGTGTAG
- the LOC126569141 gene encoding dnaJ-like protein 60 isoform X1, producing the protein MLKVSPRSSVYKIFQTTSIRQSNCRYAHRNHYAVLKLQPDCSAREVRAAFIQLSKELHPDANVGSSRKNDNQSFVELLEAYKILSKPDSRAAYDYELSLGRDFKTNDQPIFHRYKLVVTDGLRKIQKSYYVVIAFTYNRPWSSGHKHYSTEEQPYYGIKGVKKVSNWTIVVFCAIFMLFGIVVQTVAISKSFTFKRNQLDEFSRQNAIQHAEVREEAEKYGNKAQIERMKAKLNKEVV; encoded by the exons ATGTTAAAAGTTTCTCCGAGAAGTTCCGTCTacaaaatatttcaaaccaCTTCAATCAG ACAATCCAATTGTAGATATGCGCATCGAAATCACTACGCGGTGTTGAAACTGCAGCCCGACTGTAGTGCTCGCGAGGTGCGGGCAGCGTTTATTCAACTTTCTAAAGAG CTTCATCCGGATGCAAACGTTGGCAGTAGCAGAAAGAACGACAATCAATCGTTTGTTGAGCTGCTTGAGGCTTACAAAATTCTAAGCAAACCGGACTCTAGAGCTGCCTACGATTACGAACTCTCATTAGGCCGAGATTTCAAAACGAACGATCAGCCAATTTTTCATAGGTACAAGCTTGTAGTGACCGATGGGTTAcgtaaaattcaaaaatcgtATTACGTCGTTATTGCATTTACTTACAACAGGCCATGGTCTTCGGGGCATAAGCATTATTCCACCGAAGAACAACCATACTATGGAATAAAAGGAGTAAAGAAGGTTAGCAATTGGACGATCGTGGTGTTTTGTGCGATATTCATGCTATTTGGCATTGTTGTGCAAACTGTAGCAATAAG CAAATCCTTTACCTTCAAACGTAATCAACTTGACGAATTCTCGAGACAAAATGCTATTCAACACGCAGAAGTACGCGAAGAAGCCGAAAAGTATGGGAACAAAGCACAAATTGAGCGTATGAAGGCGAAATTGAACAAGGAAGTTGTGTAG
- the LOC126575590 gene encoding dnaJ-like protein 60, which produces MEEIAVINNEPTSGYTVLGVGSENSFIVELPATAEELAVIDDALQVEDGGKTIIDEDYSMDDEPATAEELAVIYDENPTHKYFCTQCKKNFKSKDTLRWKHAMAHLLCKPDSRAAYDYELSLGRDFKTNDQPIFHRPWSSGHKHYSTEEQPYYGIKGVKKVSNWTIVAFCAIFMLFGIVVQTVAISKSFTFKRNQLDEFSRQNAIQHAEVREEAVKYGNKAQIERMKAKLNKEVV; this is translated from the exons ATGGAGGAGATCGCCGTCATCAACAATGAGCCAACATCAGGCTATACAGTATTAGGAGTAGGCTCCGAAAATTCTTTCATCGTCGAATTGCCGGCAACTGCCGAGGAGCTTGCCGTCATCGACGATGCCTTGCAAGTGGAAGATGGCGGCAAGACCATCATCGATGAAGATTACAGCATGGACGATGAGCCGGCAACTGCCGAGGAGCTTGCCGTCATCTACGATGAAAATCCTACCCACAAATATTTTTGCACACAGTGCAAAAAGAATTTCAAAAGCAAAGATACTTTGC GGTGGAAACATGCTATGGCACATTTATTGTGCAAACCGGACTCTAGAGCTGCCTACGATTACGAACTCTCATTAGGCCGAGATTTCAAAACGAACGATCAGCCAATTTTTCATAG GCCATGGTCTTCGGGGCATAAGCATTATTCCACCGAAGAACAACCATACTATGGAATAAAAGGAGTAAAGAAGGTTAGCAATTGGACGATCGTGGCGTTTTGTGCGATATTCATGTTATTTGGCATTGTTGTGCAAACTGTAGCAATAAG CAAATCCTTTACCTTCAAACGTAATCAACTTGACGAATTCTCGAGACAAAATGCTATTCAACACGCAGAAGTACGCGAAGAAGCCGTAAAGTATGGGAACAAAGCACAAATCGAGCGTATGAAGGCGAAATTGAACAAGGAAGTTGTGTAG